The Suricata suricatta isolate VVHF042 chromosome 13, meerkat_22Aug2017_6uvM2_HiC, whole genome shotgun sequence nucleotide sequence CTCCTTGCTCCTCCCTGTGGCCAAGATGACTGGTGAGTGGCTGGGAAAGCTCCTTATATATTGTTGAAAGCGTGAACGAGGCCTCAGACCCCTTCCACATTGAGGGGTTCTTGGATGaccactctccctcctcccagagctCAGAGTGAAGGGGACTTTGGGTCCTGGGCACAATGGGACTCTTCTCCCCAAGCATGGCCAAGGGCCAGGTCCCAGAGCGGGTAAGACTCACCATAGAGGACAACCTTGAAGTACTTTTGGTTTCTGAAAAATTTCTTGAAGAACAACATGGCAAACTGTTTGTAGTCTGTGGCCACCACCAGAAAGAAGTACTTCTGGATTCCAGTGTACCCTGCATGGTGGATGGTGAGACCTCAGCCCTCCCTGGCTGGGCAGAGGGAACTATTGATTCTTCCCCTACCTCCATGGGATGGTGTCTGTGTGGAGGGTCCGGAAGGTCTATGCCCCCGAGGACCCACCCCACTCAGGACTCACGTTCAATGTTGGCCAGAGAGTACTGGGCTCGCCGTGCAGTTGGGTTGAAAGTTCTGACCCAGTTGGCACAGGTGTCATTCCTGTGGAGGCAAGAGGTAGGTAGGAAAGGGGGTGACAGCCAATCGTGCCAGAGCAGGAGGCTCAAACCCCACCGCTGAGAGGTGTGTGTAGGTCTTTCCCAGTGACCCATCCCTGCGTGTCCCTGCCTACTCTGCTCTGAGACCCCTGACCTGCCAGACTCTCCCTAAGGCACCTACTGTCCTTTTCGGGGCCTTTTCCCCTCGGTGCCTTTTGCTCCATAATGACCCCCACTTAATGTcccctattttaattttactttaaatattaatttaaattaattaattaattttaattcattaatttttgagagaaagtgagagagagagagagagagcgagagcaagagagtgggtaggggaaggcagagagaaggagacaaagactccaaagcaggctccagggtgtgagctgttaacacagagcccaacggggctcaaacccatacactgtgagatcatggccggagACAAAGtaagacatttaaccaactgagccagccgggtgcccctgtCCCCAATTCTTATCTTGAGTTCTCCTGCTGTAACCTCTCCTGGGGGAATCAGCACCCAGGGTCCAGTCTGCTGGATGGCAAAGACTCCCTTACCTGTTGGGTCAACCCTGGCCTTTCACCTGCATCCCATCTGGTCCTCTGGCAACCCAGAGCCTATCTCCCAACACGTGCCCTTCTTCTGCTCCTTCCATAACAGAGGCTCCAGCCCCATCCTTAAGTGCCAGAGCCAGAAACCCGAGGAGCTGGGTAatccttggcttctctctctaGGTCCTAATCTGCCCCCACTCTGGTCATCTCCCACCTATGACTGAtcagcctcctgggctgcacaccATCATTCCTCTCCCAGCTGCAGCCAGACCCACTCCTCATCAGTACTTGAGGCCCCTGCCCCTGTGGGCTCTGCCCCCCTCCAGACCTCCTACCAGCTCCTGCTCAGGGCAGCCATGCGACGGCTTGCTGTTTCTTGAAGAGGAGGCTATCTCTCACTCAATCCACCAGACCTGTCATGAAGGTCTCAGGCCTCCTTCTGATGCAGGTTGGTTCCTAAAGACCTAACCCTGAGTCGACCTCCCTGGAAGGCCTTGAGAAAATCATAGGTGGGATGCCAGGCTAGATCCAGTGACCCTCCTCCCATTCTAGGACCCCTCTGCTCTTGTTGGGAGAGGGCCTGGGTACATCCCCAAAACTGTCTTGTGTCTGTGCTGAAATGACCAAGAAATATTGATTGAGTGattgaaagaaggaataaatacaGGGACCAAGTACCCAGCGGTAAGATGAACGATCATCTTTCAGCTTTGGTAGACCCTCGGCCAAGACATGGATCTCTCTTGCACCCGCAGGGCAGCCCTATAGCCCGCCCCCTTATCACCATGTTTCCCTAGAAGATGGTGGCACTCACCAGGCAAAGGTGGAGGTGATATTGTAGCTGTTGTCTTCATTCAGCTTGTAGGTGTTGGCGTAAATCTTAAACTGGCTGTGGTTTGCTTCATTAAATTCGTTCCCTGCCAATCCTAAGACGTACCATTTCCCCTGGAACTACAATGGGGGATGATGATAGGCAGAACCATGAGCAGGCTCCTGCTCCATGCCTGCAGGCACCTCTAGGCAACCTGGCCCTGAACCTGAAGCCCCTCTAACTGGGCTGCAGGGACCCAGACTGGCCACACAGGCTGGGCTGATGAAGCTGGCAGGAGCTGGAGTCCATCCAGCCAGGCGGGAGCCCTGAGTGTGTCAGGGACAAGGTGACCCTTAGCTAGGGGCCAGCtggcttccctgagcctcagtttcctcatcatgtAGAGAGCCTGAAGGTGTTTCCGACTTGCAAAGACTGCGGGGATTATGGGAGAGAGTGTGGACCAGGGGAGTTCTGTTCAGCTGAACCTCTTGTCAGCAAGGTTGGGTACAGATGGGGGCACGGCGTGTGCCTTCCATCAGGGGACATAAGGGCAGATTGAACTAAAGCCTGAGTCtatcctgcctctcctcccctctatTCACACTCATTCTGGGGCCTTCCTATGGATGTCCCTTAGGCCACTTACCTGCTTATTCTGAAAGCGAGGCTGCACAGGGATCCTGCGCATAGATGGAAGTGGGATCAGGTGTGGGGTGGAGACCTCAGCCTGGATCTGCAGGGCTCCCAGCAGGGCAAGGCTAAGCCATAGGAGACCGAGGGCCATGGCTTCAGGGCTGGGGAAGCTGGCACTGCTCCAGATATtccctgaaagagaaaatgagtgaggAGATATCCAGGGGGATGCTATTTATGTTCTCTGTGGACATTGGCTCACCCCAAGGTGGATCGATTTATCTGTTGCCAAATCTTGGAAGGATGAGGCAAATGTCAGCAACTCAAGCTGAAGGTCATAAGAACTCTGTTTCCCCCCAGGCCAGGATTAAGCAAGATGAGGGGCAGGAAGGTGAAGGAGTTCGGAGGAGGCTTTCCCCAAATCTCCACATCTCTGGTGGGTCAGTAActccctccacactgtcttccccTTGGTTAGCACCTGGCGAGGACAGGGGTCTCAGACCTGGACGAACGGTCATCTCTGACATCCAGGAACTGCTCGGCTGAGGCCCGAGTGCAGGGAGGGGTACCTGCAGTGGCTC carries:
- the LOC115276961 gene encoding neutrophil gelatinase-associated lipocalin-like; this encodes MSEMTVRPGNIWSSASFPSPEAMALGLLWLSLALLGALQIQAEVSTPHLIPLPSMRRIPVQPRFQNKQFQGKWYVLGLAGNEFNEANHSQFKIYANTYKLNEDNSYNITSTFAWNDTCANWVRTFNPTARRAQYSLANIERYTGIQKYFFLVVATDYKQFAMLFFKKFFRNQKYFKVVLYGRSKEVSPEVKEEFISFAKFLDLTDQHIIFPIPNGNPQLGRGEG